Proteins from one Rhinopithecus roxellana isolate Shanxi Qingling chromosome 20, ASM756505v1, whole genome shotgun sequence genomic window:
- the ADGRG3 gene encoding adhesion G protein-coupled receptor G3: MVTPRGLGSLLLLLLLLTSGQEKPTELPRNTCLGSNNIDKYDILNLNDKASCFTKCRQWGSDSCNVENLQRYWLNFEAHLVKEGLTEKVNMPFLKALVQNLSTNTAEDLYFSLKPSQIPRQVMKDEDKPPDRVRLPKSFFRSLPGNRSEVRLAVTILDIGSGTLFKGPQLGLGDGSGVLNNHLVGLSVGQMRVTKLAEPLEIVFSHQHPPPNMTLTCVFWDVTKGPTGDWASEGCSTEVVPEGTMCCCDHLTFFALLLRPTLDQSTVHILTRISQAGCGVSMIFLAFTTILYAVLRLSRQRFKSEDAPKIHVALGGSLFLLNLAFLVNVGSGSKGSDAACWARGAVFHYFLLCAFTWMGLEAFHLYLLAVRVFNTYFGHYFLKLSLVGWGLPALIVIGTGSANSYGLYTIRDRENRTSLELCWFREGTAMYALYITVHGYFLITFLFGMVVLALVAWKIFTLSGATAVKERGQNRKKVLTILGLSSLVGVTWGLAIFTPLGLSTVYIFALFNSLQGVFICCWFTILYLPSQSTTVSSSTARLDQAHSASQE; encoded by the exons GTCAGGAAAAGCCCACTGAACTGCCAAGAAACACCTGCCTGGGGAGCAACAACATAGACAAGTACGACATCCTCAACTTGAATGACAAGGCTTCGTGCTTCACCAAGTGCAGGCAGTGGGGCAGCGACTCCTGCAATGTGGAAAACTTGCAGAG ATACTGGCTAAACTTCGAGGCCCATCTGGTGAAGGAAGGTTTGACGGAGAAGGTGAACATGCCTTTCTTGAAGGCTTTGGTCCAGAACCTCAGCACCAACACCGCAGAAGACCTCTACTTCTCTCTGAAGCCCTCTCAG ATTCCGAGGCAGGTGATGAAGGATGAGGACAAGCCTCCTGACAGAGTGCGACTTCCCAAGAGCTTTTTTCGATCCCTGCCAGGCAACAGGTCTGAGGTCCGCTTGGCCGTCACCATTCTGGACATCGGTTCAGGGACTCTCTTCAAG GGCCCCCAACTCGGCCTGGGAGATGGCAGCGGTGTGTTGAATAATCACCTGGTGGGCTTGAGTGTGGGACAAATGCGTGTCACCAAGCTGGCTGAGCCTCTGGAGATTGTCTTCTCCCACCAGCATCCACCCCCT AACATGACCCTCACCTGTGTATTCTGGGATGTGACTAAAG GGCCCACTGGAGACTGGGCTTCTGAGGGCTGCTCCACGGAGGTCGTGCCTGAGGGGACCATGTGCTGCTGTGACCACCTGACCTTTTTCGCCCTGCTCCTG AGACCCACCTTGGACCAGTCCACGGTGCACATCCTCACACGCATCTCCCAGGCAGGCTGTGGGGTCTCCATGATCTTCCTGGCCTTCACCACTATTCTTTATGCTGTCCTGAG GCTTTCCCGGCAGAGGTTCAAGTCAGAAGATGCCCCAAAGATCCACGTGGCCCTGGGTGGCAGCCTGTTCCTCCTGAATCTGGCCTTCTTGGTCAATGTGGGGAGTGGCTCAAAGGGGTCTGATGCTGCCTGCTGGGCCCGGGGGGCTGTCTTCCACTACTTCCTGCTCTGTGCCTTCACCTGGATGGGCCTGGAAGCCTTCCACCTCTACCTGCTCGCCGTCAGGGTCTTCAACACCTACTTCGGGCACTACTTCCTGAAGCTGAGCCTGGTGGGCTGGG GCCTGCCTGCCCTGATCGTCATCGGCACTGGGAGTGCCAACAGCTATGGCCTCTACACCATCCGCGACAGGGAGAACCGCACCTCTCTGGAGCT ATGCTGGTTCCGTGAAGGGACAGCCATGTACGCCCTCTATATCACCGTCCACGGCTATTTTCTCATCACCTTCCTCTTTGGCATGGTGGTCCTGGCCCTGGTGGCCTGGAAGATCTTCACCCTATCTGGCGCGACAGCGGTCAAGGAGCGGGGACAGAACCGGAAGAAGGTGCTCACCATCCTGGGCCTCTCGAGCCTGGTGGGTGTGACATGGGGGTTGGCCATCTTCACCCCATTGGGCCTCTCCACCGTCTACATCTTTGCACTTTTCAACTCCTTGCAAG GTGTCTTCATCTGCTGCTGGTTCACcatcctctacctcccaagtcAGAGCACCACAGTCTCCTCCTCTACTGCACGACTGGACCAGGCCCACTCCGCATCTCAAGAATAG